The following proteins are co-located in the Labeo rohita strain BAU-BD-2019 unplaced genomic scaffold, IGBB_LRoh.1.0 scaffold_75, whole genome shotgun sequence genome:
- the LOC127161825 gene encoding uncharacterized protein LOC127161825 — protein MWVSLFYSTIVCVFVSSGLCGVYTDEVSVSVMEGDSVTLHTKVETKHQESLKWYLSGSRIAQIDGDLSFICTDVQCSEGTERFRDRLKLDSQTGSLTITNITNTDSGEYKLKIISSSDSERIFSVSVNDVPAADLYEMKEGESVALDAGVIKHPNDVKTWYFNDNLIAEINGDQRKICTDDQRYKRFGDRLKVDHQTGSLTITNIRITDSGEYKLKINSSSSTFSITRVKRFSISVTAAANFEETGSSLTTPTTFGISPFSTEEDSAHAEQSFIEQQ, from the exons ATGTGGGTCTCTTTG TTTTACAGcactattgtgtgtgtgtttgtttcttcaggTCTGTGTGGTGTTTATACAGACGAAGTGTCAGTGTcggtgatggagggagattcagtcactctgcACACTAAGGTTGAAACAAAGCACCAAGAGAGTCTTAAATGGTATCTCAGCGGCTCTCGCATCGCTCAAATCGATGGAGATCTCAGTTTTATCTGTACAGATGTTCAGTGTAGTGAAGGAactgagagattcagagacagactaaaGCTGGACagtcagactggatctctgaccatcacaaacatcacaaacacaGACTCTGGGGAATATAAGCTAAAAATCATCAGCAGCAGTGACAGTGAAAGGATCTTCAGTGTTTCCGTCAACG ATGTTCCTGCTGCTGATCTATATGAAATGAAGGAGGGAGAGTCTGTCGCTTTAGATGCTGGTGTAATAAAACACCCAAATGATGTGAAGACGTGGTATTTTAATGATAATCTCATCGCTGAAATCAATGGAGATCAGCGTAAAATCTGTACAGATGATCAGCGTTATAAGAGATTCGGAGACAGATTGAAGgtggatcatcagactggatctctgaccatcacgaATATCAGAATCACAGATTCTGGAGAATATAAACTCAAgatcaacagcagcagcagcacatTCAGCATCACCAGAGTGAAGAGATTCAGTATTTCTGTCACTG CCGCTGCTAACTTTGAAGAGACGGGATCCTCGCTGACCACACCAACAACATTCGGCATCTCCCCGTTCTCAACAGAAGAAGACTCTGCACATGCTGAGCAGTCCTTCATTGAACAACAGTGA